The DNA region CTTATTGAAGTATGGTCTATTTTAGGCGTCGTCACAGTGCCAAGTACAATTCAAATGACTGATGGTGTAGTCATCTCCATCGAGGGCATTTGAGGCAGTAATTGGTATTGTGACACCGCCCCGAAGGGCGAATTTATTAGTGCGCTCTTCTTTGTTAGTCTTTCTTAACGTACGACTGCATGGATGCAGGAGGTAGAGCAACGCAGGAGCAGTTGCCGAGAACAACTATGGCTTCAAAAGACTGCCGCGAATACCACGCTAATAATTTTCGCTAAAAGAACAAACTTCAATGCGGATTGGTATTTATAAAGTGGGTAATTGGCGCATGACACTAACATTAAATGGCAAAATTATTGCCGACAAAACCTTTAAAGTGCATCTACCAGATTAATTGCGCCCCTCTAATAGTCTCTGTAGCAACTTCACTAAGCCAGAATGTTTGCTATAATCCGCGCCAATTGCCCCACCATTTAACGAGCATCCATGTCGATTCAAGCTGTTGTAACCGAAGCACTAGCCAAACGTGCGAGTTTTATTGAGCAAGCAAAACAAAATAACACCGATTGTTATCGGGTATTTCATGGCACTGTTGAAGGTGAGAATGGCCTAAATATCGACCGTTACGGTGATGCATGGTTAATCCAAACCTTTCATCAAACATTAACGGCGCAACAACTTGAAGACATATCAAGCATACTTACCGCCCACGCAGACTACCATATCGTTTACAACGATCGCTCAGGCAGTCATTCTCGTGTGGTAAATAATGTCGAAAATGAAGCCCAAGACTACTCACAATCAGAACAAGTTATCCATGAAAATGGCATTGCCTTTACTTCCAAACTGCGTCATGAAGGTCAAGACCCACTGCTATTTTTAGACATGCGTATTGGCCGCGAATATGTTTGCGACAATAGCCAAGACAAGACGGTATTAAACCTATTTTCATACACTTGTGGTATTGGTACTGCTGCAGCAATGGGCGGTGCTCGTAGAGTCATGAATGTCGACTTTTCATCATTTG from Shewanella polaris includes:
- a CDS encoding DUF3859 domain-containing protein; translated protein: MRIGIYKVGNWRMTLTLNGKIIADKTFKVHLPD
- a CDS encoding class I SAM-dependent rRNA methyltransferase, with product MSIQAVVTEALAKRASFIEQAKQNNTDCYRVFHGTVEGENGLNIDRYGDAWLIQTFHQTLTAQQLEDISSILTAHADYHIVYNDRSGSHSRVVNNVENEAQDYSQSEQVIHENGIAFTSKLRHEGQDPLLFLDMRIGREYVCDNSQDKTVLNLFSYTCGIGTAAAMGGARRVMNVDFSSFALAAGQKNAELNNVTDVCEFVQSDAFPALRQLAGLPIGGRRNQKLPKYPKLRATQFDLVFLDPPRFAKSAFGIVDLVNDYQGLFKPAVLTTKVGGKIVCCNNVAKVERQAWYDSLVRCVEKQGRKVTATQWLACHPDFPAFDDNHPLKIVVLTID